The Deltaproteobacteria bacterium genome contains a region encoding:
- a CDS encoding tetratricopeptide repeat protein — protein DAPPSAPAAPSLDDIGLDAPAAAPPPPGGGVVTFSTPTAPADDVPAAPRLSLSESLASAPPASTDELDLAMDPARAPRRSDVVARVDEAALGEAAPVRKRPMSRARKLAVAAAAVVAVLGAGGFYLYQRHAAEQARAADIARSIATARRALAEDRWLDAAAAAQRALKTDPKHPAALGLAAQAYFAAAIDRGTDAAKLVAEGEAVFRKISEAAARGPEVDAAAGLRALTERNPTEAIAKLSAAAERDRRDPNLPLYLGWAYAQAGDFAKAADAFDHALRKIPKRVPALYGLGLAHIELGNTDAARDALLAVTEIDPAHIGARVGLAQLVEVDRFDAREARYLEILNDPNIAKADPRAVARAWALAGDEALRAGRVDEAVGRYTKALELDPDNVTAVIGEGKAALAQGRYEVARERLKAALSARPDNIDAMVAYAEASLALRDWDAAFDSIESALKRNPKNWRAQYVYGKILAAFPDAEEGAAEEVLRAAVAIAPPGEIAPTVELSKLLVAKGRGQEALAVLRPVEAAAETDAALAVALGVAYLNTGDAARAEQWFRKALDLRPADVEAQLQLGMALGAQEKFDEALAILEKAWEADNTREDVGVRLATLYERAGMDDKAAEIYDALVARPGASLNARGRAGRFYARTGRIDKAVSLGESILAENERDAAGHYLRGEGLYAQGKYAEAQSEFRDATLIDPQAQYYEALGRAMEKQGLLADALRAYERAMGLDGKYLAPRVGRVRIHVSRRQYQEALDEANAALAIAPDDPDLHFYRGESLYEMGRARDAVDAYKRAVGGRPDFAYAYYRMGKAYVDLDKPRDAVAALAKATRLAEGSEAAWLADAHYYLATAARTAGDRGTAIRAFRAFLDMSPDDARARDARKLLLRLEAGGR, from the coding sequence CCGCCCCTCCCGCGAGTACCGACGAACTCGACCTCGCGATGGATCCCGCCCGTGCGCCGAGGCGCAGCGATGTCGTCGCCCGCGTCGACGAAGCGGCGCTCGGCGAGGCCGCTCCCGTGCGCAAGCGCCCGATGTCGCGCGCGCGCAAGCTGGCGGTCGCCGCGGCGGCCGTGGTCGCGGTCCTGGGAGCGGGCGGCTTCTACTTGTATCAGCGCCATGCGGCCGAGCAGGCGCGCGCCGCCGACATCGCGCGGTCGATCGCGACGGCGCGCCGGGCGCTGGCCGAGGATCGCTGGCTCGATGCGGCTGCGGCCGCGCAGCGGGCGCTGAAGACCGATCCGAAACACCCCGCCGCCCTCGGCCTCGCCGCCCAGGCCTACTTCGCGGCCGCGATCGATCGCGGGACGGACGCCGCGAAGCTAGTCGCCGAGGGCGAGGCCGTGTTCCGGAAGATCTCGGAGGCCGCCGCTCGCGGGCCGGAGGTCGATGCGGCCGCCGGGTTGCGCGCGCTCACCGAGCGCAACCCCACCGAGGCCATCGCCAAATTGTCGGCTGCCGCCGAGCGCGACCGGCGCGATCCCAACTTGCCGCTGTACCTCGGGTGGGCCTATGCGCAGGCGGGCGACTTCGCAAAGGCGGCCGACGCGTTCGACCACGCGCTGCGCAAGATCCCCAAGCGGGTCCCCGCGCTGTACGGGCTGGGACTGGCGCACATCGAACTCGGCAACACCGACGCGGCGCGCGACGCGCTGTTGGCGGTCACGGAGATCGATCCCGCTCACATCGGCGCGCGGGTGGGACTCGCCCAGTTGGTGGAGGTCGACCGGTTCGACGCCCGCGAGGCGCGCTATCTGGAGATCCTCAACGACCCGAACATCGCCAAAGCCGACCCGCGCGCCGTCGCTCGCGCCTGGGCGCTCGCCGGCGACGAGGCGCTGCGAGCTGGCCGCGTCGACGAGGCGGTCGGCCGCTACACCAAGGCGCTCGAACTCGATCCGGACAACGTCACCGCCGTGATCGGCGAGGGCAAGGCCGCGCTTGCGCAGGGGCGTTACGAGGTCGCCCGCGAGCGGCTGAAGGCGGCGCTGTCCGCGCGGCCGGACAACATCGACGCGATGGTTGCGTACGCAGAGGCATCGCTGGCGCTGCGCGACTGGGACGCGGCGTTCGACAGCATCGAGTCGGCGCTCAAGCGCAACCCGAAGAATTGGCGGGCGCAGTACGTCTACGGCAAGATTCTGGCGGCATTCCCGGATGCCGAGGAAGGCGCGGCCGAGGAGGTCCTGCGCGCGGCCGTCGCCATCGCGCCGCCCGGAGAGATCGCGCCCACGGTCGAGCTGTCGAAGTTGCTCGTCGCCAAGGGGCGCGGCCAGGAAGCGCTCGCGGTGTTGCGGCCGGTCGAGGCGGCTGCCGAGACCGACGCTGCCCTTGCCGTGGCGTTGGGCGTCGCGTACCTCAACACGGGAGATGCGGCGCGGGCCGAGCAATGGTTCCGCAAGGCGCTGGACCTGCGCCCGGCCGACGTGGAGGCGCAGCTGCAGCTCGGCATGGCACTCGGCGCGCAGGAGAAATTCGACGAGGCGCTCGCCATTCTCGAAAAGGCGTGGGAGGCCGACAACACGCGCGAGGACGTCGGCGTGCGTCTGGCGACCCTGTACGAGCGCGCGGGGATGGACGACAAGGCCGCCGAGATCTATGACGCGCTCGTCGCTCGGCCGGGGGCCAGCCTCAACGCGCGCGGCCGCGCCGGCCGGTTCTACGCGCGGACCGGCCGCATCGACAAGGCGGTATCCCTCGGCGAGTCCATCCTGGCCGAGAACGAGCGGGATGCGGCCGGCCACTACCTGCGCGGCGAGGGCCTGTACGCGCAGGGCAAGTACGCGGAGGCGCAAAGTGAGTTCCGCGATGCCACGCTGATCGACCCGCAGGCGCAGTACTACGAGGCGCTCGGCCGCGCCATGGAGAAGCAGGGGCTGCTCGCGGACGCGCTGCGCGCCTACGAGCGCGCGATGGGCCTCGACGGCAAGTACCTCGCACCGCGCGTCGGCCGCGTGCGCATCCACGTGTCGCGCCGGCAATACCAGGAGGCGCTGGACGAGGCGAACGCGGCGCTCGCCATCGCGCCCGACGATCCCGACCTCCACTTCTACCGCGGCGAGAGCCTGTACGAGATGGGCCGGGCGCGCGACGCGGTCGACGCATACAAACGGGCCGTCGGCGGCCGCCCGGACTTCGCGTACGCGTACTACCGCATGGGCAAGGCCTACGTCGATCTCGACAAGCCGCGCGACGCGGTGGCGGCGCTGGCGAAGGCGACCCGCCTGGCCGAAGGCTCCGAGGCCGCGTGGTTGGCCGACGCCCATTACTACCTGGCGACGGCGGCGCGGACGGCCGGCGACCGCGGTACCGCCATCCGCGCGTTCCGCGCGTTCCTGGACATGTCGCCGGATGACGCCCGCGCTCGCGACGCCCGCAAGCTGCTGCTGCGCCTCGAAGCCGGGGGGCGCTAG